TGGAATTGAACAAGGGTGGCGCAATCGCAGAAGCTGCTCAAGAAATTCTTGATGGAAAATGGCATGATCATTTCATCGTAGATCCAATTCAAGGCGGAGCAGGTACTTCAATGAACATGAACGCAAATGAAGTCATTGCCAACCGTGCTCTTGAATTATTAGGAATGGAAAAGGGAGACTATCATTATATTAGTCCAAATAGTCATGTAAACATGGCGCAATCAACAAACGATGCATTCCCAACGGCGATTCATATCGCAACATTAAACGCATTAGAAGGTTTATTACAAACGATGGGTTATATGCACGATGTGTTTGAATTAAAAGCAGAACAGTTCGATCATGTGATTAAAATGGGACGTACACATTTACAAGACGCTGTGCCAATTCGTCTTGGACAAGAATTTAAAGCGTACTCTCGCGTACTTGAACGTGACATGAAACGAATTCAGCAATCACGTCAACACTTATATGAAGTGAATATGGGGGCAACTGCAGTTGGTACAGGCTTAAATGCAGATCCAGAATATATTGAAGCAGTTGTAAAACATTTAGCTGCAATTAGTGAGCTACCACTTGTTGGTGCAGAAGACTTAGTAGATGCAACGCAAAATACGGATGCATATACAGAAGTATCAGCAGCACTTAAAGTATGTATGATGAATATGTCTAAAATTGCGAATGACCTTCGCTTAATGGCATCAGGTCCACGCGTTGGCTTAGCGGAAATTATGCTACCAGCTCGTCAACCAGGTTCATCTATTATGCCAGGGAAAGTAAATCCTGTTATGCCAGAAGTAATTAATCAAATTGCATTCCAAGTCATTGGTAACGACCATACA
This Bacillus paramycoides DNA region includes the following protein-coding sequences:
- the aspA gene encoding aspartate ammonia-lyase; translated protein: MATLTEVKNGVRIEKDFLGEKEVPNYAYYGVQTMRAVENFPITGYKIHEGLIRAFAVVKKAAALANTDVGRLELNKGGAIAEAAQEILDGKWHDHFIVDPIQGGAGTSMNMNANEVIANRALELLGMEKGDYHYISPNSHVNMAQSTNDAFPTAIHIATLNALEGLLQTMGYMHDVFELKAEQFDHVIKMGRTHLQDAVPIRLGQEFKAYSRVLERDMKRIQQSRQHLYEVNMGATAVGTGLNADPEYIEAVVKHLAAISELPLVGAEDLVDATQNTDAYTEVSAALKVCMMNMSKIANDLRLMASGPRVGLAEIMLPARQPGSSIMPGKVNPVMPEVINQIAFQVIGNDHTICLASEAGQLELNVMEPVLVFNLLQSISIMNNGFRAFTDNCLKGIEANEDRLKEYVEKSVGIITAVNPHIGYEAAARVAKEAIATGQSVRELCVKNGVLSQEDLELILDPFEMTHPGIAGATLLKKN